The Kordia sp. SMS9 genome window below encodes:
- the rpsL gene encoding 30S ribosomal protein S12, with protein sequence MPTISQLVRKGRAKITKKSKSAALDSCPQRRGVCTRVYTTTPKKPNSAMRKVARVRLTNGNEVNAYIPGEGHNLQEHSIVLVRGGRVKDLPGVRYHIVRGALDTAGVEGRTQRRSKYGAKRPKK encoded by the coding sequence ATGCCAACAATTTCACAATTAGTAAGAAAAGGAAGAGCCAAAATAACTAAGAAGAGTAAATCGGCTGCTTTAGATTCTTGTCCTCAGAGACGTGGAGTTTGTACGCGTGTATACACGACAACACCAAAAAAACCGAATTCAGCAATGCGTAAAGTTGCAAGGGTTCGTTTGACAAATGGTAATGAAGTGAATGCGTATATTCCAGGAGAAGGACACAATCTACAAGAGCACTCGATAGTATTAGTTAGAGGTGGAAGGGTAAAAGATTTACCAGGAGTTAGATATCACATTGTTCGTGGAGCTTTAGACACCGCTGGTGTTGAAGGAAGAACGCAACGTAGATCTAAGTATGGTGCAAAACGCCCAAAGAAGTAA
- a CDS encoding ShlB/FhaC/HecB family hemolysin secretion/activation protein, giving the protein MKKSTLHILLLFFALFCTFSVSGQTLQINGNSDDEQQVIDATNYKRSHENIKSVVDELASLQKALFAVGYFDASYTKLEKVSDSVYQSTFSLNTKYTSLNITYNSDTLDESLLKVFNLQYTDSTFIITPENLTPFLEAIVANFQNTGNPFAEVQLQNILKLKNEQTIKADLGIVVIEKRRLDKVIIKGYEKFPKSYTKNYLRFTSKVFNKEEITKQAKRIDQLPFARQLKDPEILFTKDSTILYVYIEKVKSNFFDGFIGFNSDEDTGNLKLNGYLDLKLMNNLNAGEQFNLLWKNDGNGQTKFLADLRIPYIFNSPIGINAGLDIFRRDSLFNIVNTKLNTFYQINQNNQVHVGIQQTESNNLLENDINPTIDDYTSFFTTAGYTFTKRNNAFSIFPSKVFVGLEAQLGTRTNDAERNEQTKFSFTGNYLWELNNRNFIYVNNTSEALISDQYLTNEKFRLGGIQSIRGFNENSLEATLYSTINTEYRYILSRNSYVHSIIDFTYLQDELTQTDAKLYGFGFGLGIRSKSGLLKINYAVGKVDNAAIKLSESKVHISLATSF; this is encoded by the coding sequence TTGAAAAAATCAACACTACATATTTTACTTTTATTTTTTGCACTTTTTTGCACTTTTTCCGTCAGCGGACAAACGTTGCAAATTAATGGCAATTCTGACGATGAACAACAAGTTATTGATGCTACCAATTATAAAAGATCGCACGAAAATATAAAATCTGTAGTAGACGAACTCGCTTCTTTGCAAAAAGCACTCTTTGCCGTTGGTTATTTTGATGCCTCCTATACCAAACTTGAGAAAGTGAGTGATTCTGTGTATCAAAGTACGTTCAGCCTAAACACAAAGTATACTTCTTTAAACATTACATACAACAGCGACACTTTAGACGAAAGTCTTTTAAAAGTTTTTAATTTACAGTATACCGATAGCACCTTCATCATTACACCTGAAAACTTGACCCCTTTTTTAGAAGCCATTGTAGCGAATTTTCAAAATACCGGAAATCCTTTCGCAGAAGTGCAACTTCAAAATATTTTGAAATTAAAAAATGAACAAACCATCAAAGCAGATTTAGGAATTGTCGTTATTGAAAAACGCCGTTTGGATAAAGTGATTATTAAAGGATACGAAAAATTCCCAAAATCTTACACTAAAAATTATTTACGATTCACCTCCAAAGTTTTTAACAAGGAAGAGATTACCAAGCAAGCCAAACGCATTGATCAATTGCCGTTTGCACGACAGCTTAAAGATCCTGAAATTCTGTTTACAAAAGATTCTACCATATTATATGTATATATAGAAAAGGTGAAGAGTAATTTTTTTGATGGTTTTATAGGATTTAATTCTGATGAAGATACTGGCAATTTGAAGCTGAATGGCTATCTCGATTTGAAATTGATGAATAATTTGAATGCAGGCGAACAATTTAATCTTTTATGGAAGAATGACGGAAACGGGCAAACGAAGTTTTTAGCGGATTTGCGAATTCCATATATTTTTAATTCACCAATTGGTATTAATGCTGGTTTGGACATTTTTAGGCGCGATTCTCTTTTTAATATTGTCAATACGAAGTTGAACACTTTTTATCAGATCAATCAAAACAATCAAGTTCATGTGGGAATTCAGCAAACGGAATCCAACAATCTTTTAGAAAACGACATTAACCCTACAATTGATGATTATACTAGTTTTTTTACGACTGCTGGTTATACATTTACGAAACGAAATAATGCTTTTAGTATTTTTCCTAGTAAAGTTTTTGTTGGACTAGAAGCACAACTTGGAACACGAACGAATGACGCTGAAAGGAATGAACAAACCAAGTTTTCCTTTACGGGAAATTATTTATGGGAATTGAACAATCGGAATTTTATTTACGTCAATAATACTTCAGAAGCGTTAATTTCCGACCAGTATTTAACGAATGAAAAGTTTCGCTTGGGCGGAATTCAGTCAATCAGAGGATTTAACGAGAATAGTTTAGAGGCGACTTTATATAGCACCATCAATACGGAATACCGCTATATTCTTTCGCGAAATTCCTATGTGCATTCTATTATTGATTTTACCTATTTACAAGACGAATTGACACAAACTGACGCAAAATTGTATGGTTTTGGTTTTGGACTTGGTATTCGATCGAAATCAGGACTTCTAAAGATCAATTATGCCGTTGGAAAAGTAGACAACGCTGCGATAAAATTATCAGAATCAAAAGTACACATTAGTTTGGCTACTTCTTTTTGA
- the fusA gene encoding elongation factor G, with the protein MARDLKYTRNIGIAAHIDAGKTTTTERILYYTGVSHKIGEVHDGAATMDWMEQEQERGITITSAATTCTWQFPTENGKPTSDAKGYHFNIIDTPGHVDFTVEVNRSLRVLDGLVFLFSAVDGVEPQSETNWRLADNYKVPRIGFVNKMDRQGSNFSMVCKQVKEMLGSNAVQIVLPIGEEMDFKGIVDLVKNRAIVWHDETQGATFDVIDIPEELKEEAAEARAHLIEEVATYDENLLEKFMEDENSITEEEVHAALRAAVMDMAIIPMICGSAFKNKGVQFLLDAVCRYLPSPIDKDDIVGTNPDTGEEVKRKPDAKDPFAALAFKIATDPFVGRLAFFRAYSGRLDAGSYVLNNRSGKKERISRIYQMHSNKQNAIDFIEAGDIGAAVGFKSIKTGDTLSDEKNPIILESMDFPDPVIGIAVEPKTKADVDKLGIALGKLAEEDPTFTVKTDEASGQTIISGMGELHLDIIVDRLRREFKVEVNQGEPQVEYKEALTKLAEHRETYKKQSGGRGKFGDIVFEMSPVDEDFEGTGLQFVDQIKGGRIPKEFIPSVEKGFAAAMLNGPLAGFEMDSMKIVLKDGSFHPVDSDALSFELAAKMGYKSAAKAAGAKILEPIMKLEVLTPEENMGDIVGDLNRRRGQVSDMSDRAGSKVVKATVPLSEMFGYVTSLRTLSSGRATSTMEFSHYAETPSNISEEVIAKSKGVTA; encoded by the coding sequence ATGGCTAGAGATTTAAAATATACTAGAAATATCGGTATCGCTGCTCATATTGATGCTGGTAAAACAACTACAACAGAGCGTATCTTATACTACACAGGTGTAAGTCACAAAATTGGAGAAGTGCACGATGGTGCTGCTACAATGGACTGGATGGAGCAAGAGCAAGAGCGTGGTATTACGATTACATCTGCTGCTACAACATGTACATGGCAATTTCCAACGGAAAACGGAAAACCAACTTCAGATGCGAAAGGATATCACTTCAATATTATCGATACTCCAGGTCACGTTGACTTTACAGTAGAGGTAAATCGCTCATTACGTGTATTAGACGGATTAGTCTTCTTATTTAGTGCAGTGGATGGTGTAGAGCCACAATCTGAAACTAACTGGAGACTTGCAGATAATTACAAAGTTCCAAGAATTGGATTTGTAAACAAAATGGACCGTCAAGGTTCTAACTTCTCAATGGTTTGTAAGCAGGTGAAAGAAATGTTAGGTTCTAACGCTGTACAAATTGTATTACCGATTGGAGAAGAGATGGACTTTAAAGGTATTGTTGACTTAGTGAAGAACCGTGCTATTGTTTGGCATGATGAAACACAAGGAGCTACTTTTGACGTTATTGATATTCCAGAAGAATTAAAAGAAGAAGCTGCTGAAGCACGTGCACACTTAATTGAAGAAGTGGCAACGTATGATGAAAACTTGTTAGAGAAATTCATGGAAGATGAAAACTCTATCACTGAAGAAGAAGTACACGCTGCATTAAGAGCTGCTGTAATGGACATGGCAATCATTCCTATGATTTGTGGTTCTGCATTCAAAAACAAAGGAGTTCAATTCTTGTTAGATGCAGTATGTCGTTACTTACCTTCACCAATTGATAAAGATGATATCGTTGGAACTAATCCTGATACAGGAGAAGAAGTTAAACGTAAGCCAGATGCAAAAGATCCTTTCGCTGCATTAGCATTTAAGATCGCTACGGATCCTTTCGTAGGTCGTTTGGCATTCTTCCGTGCATACTCTGGAAGATTAGATGCAGGTTCTTACGTATTAAATAATCGTTCAGGTAAAAAAGAGCGTATTTCGCGTATCTACCAAATGCACTCTAACAAACAAAATGCAATTGATTTTATTGAAGCTGGAGATATTGGAGCTGCTGTAGGATTTAAAAGTATCAAAACAGGAGATACTTTATCTGACGAGAAGAATCCAATTATCTTAGAATCTATGGACTTCCCTGATCCAGTAATTGGTATCGCGGTAGAGCCTAAGACAAAAGCAGATGTTGATAAATTAGGAATCGCTTTAGGTAAATTAGCGGAAGAAGATCCAACATTTACCGTAAAAACGGATGAAGCGTCAGGTCAAACGATCATCTCAGGAATGGGAGAGCTTCACTTAGACATTATTGTAGATCGTTTAAGACGTGAATTTAAAGTTGAAGTAAACCAAGGTGAGCCTCAAGTTGAGTATAAAGAAGCGTTAACGAAACTAGCAGAACACAGAGAAACATACAAGAAACAATCTGGTGGACGTGGTAAATTTGGAGACATTGTTTTCGAAATGAGTCCAGTGGATGAAGATTTTGAAGGAACTGGATTGCAATTTGTCGATCAAATTAAAGGTGGACGTATTCCAAAAGAATTTATTCCTTCAGTTGAAAAAGGATTCGCAGCAGCAATGTTGAATGGGCCTTTGGCAGGATTCGAAATGGATTCTATGAAGATTGTTTTAAAAGATGGATCTTTCCACCCTGTGGATTCTGATGCATTATCATTCGAATTGGCAGCAAAAATGGGATACAAATCAGCAGCAAAAGCAGCTGGAGCTAAAATCCTTGAGCCAATTATGAAATTAGAAGTATTAACTCCAGAAGAAAACATGGGAGATATTGTAGGTGACTTAAACCGTCGTCGTGGACAAGTATCTGATATGTCTGATAGAGCTGGTTCTAAAGTTGTAAAAGCAACAGTGCCATTATCTGAAATGTTCGGATATGTAACGTCATTAAGAACATTATCATCTGGTAGAGCAACTTCAACGATGGAATTCTCTCATTACGCAGAAACTCCTTCTAACATTTCTGAAGAAGTAATCGCGAAATCTAAAGGTGTAACTGCTTAA
- the rpsJ gene encoding 30S ribosomal protein S10, which yields MSQKIRIKLKSYDHNLVDKSAEKIVKTVKTTGAVVTGPIPLPTHKKIFTVLRSPHVNKKSREQFQLSSYKRLLDIYSSSSKTIDALMKLELPSGVEVEIKV from the coding sequence ATGAGTCAAAAAATTAGAATAAAATTAAAATCATACGATCATAACTTAGTTGATAAGTCAGCTGAAAAAATCGTAAAAACAGTAAAAACTACTGGAGCTGTGGTAACAGGGCCAATTCCATTACCAACGCACAAGAAAATCTTTACTGTATTGCGTTCTCCACACGTAAACAAGAAATCAAGAGAGCAATTTCAATTAAGTTCTTACAAAAGACTATTAGATATCTATAGTTCTTCTTCAAAGACAATTGATGCACTTATGAAGCTTGAATTGCCAAGTGGTGTTGAAGTAGAGATCAAGGTGTGA
- the rplC gene encoding 50S ribosomal protein L3, which produces MSGLIGKKIGMTSIFDENGKNIPCTVIEAGPCVVTQVRTNEVDGYEALQLGFDDKAEKRASKAANGHFKKAGTSPKYKVVEFQGFEKEYNLGDSITVEHFEEGEFVDIAGTSKGKGFQGVVKRHGFAGVGQATHGQHNRLRAPGSIGAASYPARVFKGMKMAGRMGGDKVKVQNLRVLKVVPEKNLLVVKGCVPGHKNSYVIVQK; this is translated from the coding sequence ATGTCTGGGTTAATCGGAAAAAAAATCGGCATGACAAGCATCTTTGACGAGAATGGAAAAAACATTCCATGTACCGTGATCGAAGCTGGACCATGCGTTGTTACCCAAGTCAGAACCAATGAGGTTGACGGGTATGAAGCTCTTCAACTTGGTTTCGATGACAAGGCAGAAAAACGTGCTTCAAAAGCGGCTAATGGTCACTTTAAAAAAGCAGGTACTTCGCCTAAATACAAAGTTGTTGAATTCCAAGGATTTGAAAAAGAGTATAATTTAGGAGACAGTATCACGGTAGAGCACTTTGAAGAAGGTGAATTCGTTGATATTGCTGGAACATCAAAAGGTAAAGGTTTTCAAGGTGTTGTAAAACGTCACGGTTTCGCTGGTGTTGGACAAGCAACACACGGACAACATAACCGTTTGAGAGCGCCAGGATCTATTGGTGCTGCATCGTATCCTGCACGTGTCTTCAAAGGAATGAAGATGGCAGGAAGAATGGGTGGAGATAAAGTGAAAGTTCAAAATTTAAGAGTTTTAAAAGTTGTTCCTGAGAAGAACTTACTAGTTGTCAAAGGATGTGTTCCTGGACATAAAAATTCTTATGTAATCGTTCAGAAGTAA
- the rpsG gene encoding 30S ribosomal protein S7, with protein MRKRKAKKRPLLPDPRFNDQLVTRFVNNLMWDGKKSVAFKIFYDAMDIVESKITDEEKTALELWKDALSNVMPHVEVRSRRVGGATFQIPMQIRPDRKVSMAMKWLISYSRKRNEKSMALKLASEVLAAAKEEGAAVKKRVDTHKMAEANKAFSHFRF; from the coding sequence ATGAGAAAAAGAAAGGCGAAAAAAAGACCTCTTTTACCAGATCCAAGATTTAACGATCAGTTGGTAACACGTTTTGTGAACAACTTAATGTGGGATGGTAAAAAGTCTGTAGCATTCAAGATTTTCTATGACGCAATGGATATTGTTGAGTCAAAGATAACAGACGAAGAAAAAACAGCTTTAGAATTATGGAAAGATGCATTATCTAACGTTATGCCACACGTAGAAGTACGTTCGCGCAGAGTTGGTGGAGCTACCTTCCAAATTCCAATGCAAATTAGACCAGATAGAAAAGTATCGATGGCGATGAAATGGTTAATTAGCTATTCTCGTAAGAGAAATGAGAAATCAATGGCTTTAAAATTAGCTTCAGAAGTATTAGCAGCAGCAAAAGAAGAAGGTGCAGCAGTTAAGAAAAGAGTAGACACGCACAAGATGGCGGAAGCTAACAAAGCATTCTCGCATTTTAGATTTTAA